In the Thermosipho japonicus genome, one interval contains:
- a CDS encoding metallophosphoesterase has translation MKILHTSDWHLGRRPAGGIGLYSNERYEDYFKSAEYIVNEAVKNKVDVVIISGDLFDKSDISPETLYKAERLLNILKENKIKVLAIEGNHDQVSTYKESWIWYLEKKELAIFPKCFVENERFKFIPVEIDGIKFFGISYQSNLNEKALQDLSQSLDKGKNIVIVHTAIVNDLSDTLLPGCVTKEVIDAFSNKVLYIAAGHFHSFYKYPSTNPYFFIPGAPEYWDLNEKGQKGYIIFDTDSREYTFYPSKKRKLSTHRISIDNYKDFVANLDVEKGEIINLEINSSSGRYPNVGWIEGELLSRGALKVNVKVIFEGQVFNSKQLKNLSKEEIEKQIIKSWENIFSKNADNTSKLISTLKKTEKEEDLIDIFDEFLNKLLEGGKDDN, from the coding sequence GTGAAAATTTTACATACATCTGATTGGCACCTTGGCAGGAGACCTGCTGGAGGTATCGGTTTGTATTCTAATGAAAGGTATGAAGACTATTTTAAATCGGCAGAGTATATAGTTAATGAAGCAGTAAAAAACAAAGTTGATGTGGTAATTATCTCTGGTGATTTGTTTGATAAAAGTGATATTTCTCCTGAAACATTGTATAAAGCAGAAAGACTTTTAAATATTTTAAAGGAAAATAAAATTAAGGTTCTAGCTATCGAAGGAAACCATGATCAGGTTTCTACATACAAAGAGTCTTGGATATGGTATCTTGAAAAAAAAGAACTTGCAATATTTCCAAAATGTTTTGTAGAAAATGAAAGGTTTAAATTTATACCAGTAGAAATTGATGGAATAAAATTTTTTGGAATTTCATATCAATCTAATCTAAATGAGAAGGCATTGCAAGATTTGTCTCAATCTTTAGATAAAGGAAAAAATATAGTTATTGTACACACGGCGATTGTTAATGATTTATCTGATACTCTGCTTCCGGGGTGTGTGACAAAAGAAGTCATTGATGCTTTTTCCAATAAAGTTTTGTATATTGCCGCAGGTCATTTTCATTCCTTCTATAAATACCCATCAACAAATCCATACTTTTTTATACCTGGTGCTCCTGAATATTGGGATTTAAATGAAAAAGGTCAGAAAGGTTATATAATTTTTGATACTGATTCAAGAGAATACACCTTTTATCCATCAAAAAAGAGAAAGCTTTCTACACATAGAATCAGTATAGATAATTACAAAGATTTTGTGGCAAATTTGGATGTTGAAAAAGGAGAGATAATAAACCTTGAAATAAATTCTTCATCAGGCAGATATCCTAATGTTGGTTGGATTGAAGGAGAATTACTATCAAGGGGAGCATTAAAGGTAAATGTAAAGGTGATTTTTGAAGGTCAAGTATTTAATAGCAAGCAACTTAAAAATCTTAGCAAAGAAGAAATTGAAAAACAGATTATTAAATCATGGGAAAATATTTTTTCAAAAAATGCAGATAATACATCAAAACTTATCTCGACTTTAAAGAAAACTGAGAAAGAAGAGGATTTGATAGATATATTTGATGAATTTTTAAACAAATTACTTGAGGGTGGAAAAGATGATAATTAA
- a CDS encoding TIGR00153 family protein, producing the protein MSLFFGKKEQVVIELFRQHLDAVEDTILKLQDLICSKDKEKQKELAEEVRKAETAADQIRRKAELEMYSGAFLPNFRGDLLGTIEALDRIANKAESVADEIDLQDLIIPKEIHENLKALISKSLETYKALKEAAKEMFEDFEKASQMIVKTERFEHETDEIERSTIRKIFSLDIPLAEKIQLKDLVHRIADISDTSEDVSDRIQIILYKRKV; encoded by the coding sequence ATGAGCCTTTTTTTCGGAAAAAAAGAGCAGGTAGTTATAGAGCTTTTTAGACAGCATCTTGATGCGGTTGAAGATACAATACTAAAGCTCCAAGATCTTATTTGTTCGAAAGACAAAGAAAAACAAAAGGAATTAGCAGAAGAAGTAAGAAAAGCAGAGACAGCAGCCGATCAAATAAGAAGAAAAGCAGAACTTGAAATGTATTCAGGTGCATTTTTACCAAATTTTAGAGGGGATCTTCTTGGAACAATTGAAGCACTTGATAGGATAGCAAATAAAGCAGAAAGTGTTGCAGATGAGATAGATCTACAAGATTTAATCATTCCAAAAGAAATACATGAAAACTTGAAAGCTTTAATATCAAAATCACTTGAAACTTACAAAGCTTTAAAGGAAGCTGCAAAGGAAATGTTCGAAGATTTTGAAAAGGCAAGTCAGATGATTGTAAAAACAGAAAGGTTTGAACATGAAACAGATGAGATAGAAAGAAGTACTATTAGAAAGATCTTTTCACTTGATATCCCTCTTGCAGAAAAAATTCAGTTGAAAGATTTGGTTCATAGGATAGCGGATATATCAGATACATCTGAAGATGTTTCTGATAGAATTCAAATAATATTGTATAAGAGAAAAGTGTAA